In the genome of Spea bombifrons isolate aSpeBom1 chromosome 11, aSpeBom1.2.pri, whole genome shotgun sequence, one region contains:
- the LOC128468696 gene encoding keratin-associated protein 5-4-like, with the protein MSGVKGGHSQQRSQCQDPCKDPCQKQAACQEPCQKQSACQDPCKASQQCDGQSTHGHQKDPCKPCPPDPCQTQGKHH; encoded by the exons ATGTCAGGAGTCAAAGGAGGACACAGCCAGCAAAGGTCTCAATGCCAGGACCCCTGCAAGGACCCTTGTCAGAAGCAGGCAGCGTGCCAAGAACCTTGCCAAAAGCAGAGCGCCTGCCAAGACC CATGCAAGGCGTCGCAGCAGTGTGATGGTCAAAGCACTCATGGTCACCAAAAAG aCCCTTGCAAGCCGTGCCCACCCGACCCCTGCCAAACCCAAGGGAAACACCACTGA
- the LOC128468559 gene encoding uncharacterized protein LOC128468559, whose product MSGVKGGSGQQKDQKKEVPHPGPAQKKEEKPEPAKVVKEDKKPPCAKPEPAAPAPSQPAAQAQSQPAAPAPSQPAAPAPSQPAAPAPSQPALPKGKQGCKK is encoded by the exons ATGTCTGGAGTCAAAGGAGGAAGCGGCCAACAGAAGGACCAGAAGAAGGAGGTTCCTCACCCGGGTCCTGCTCAGAAGAAGGAGGAAAAACCAGAAC CCGCCAAGGTTGTGAAGGAGGATAAGAAGCCGCCATGTGCTAAACCag AACCAGCCGCACCGGCTCCATCCCAACCAGCCGCGCAAGCTCAGTCCCAACCAGCCGCACCGGCTCCGTCCCAACCAGCCGCACCGGCTCCGTCCCAACCAGCCGCACCGGCTCCATCGCAACCGGCCCTCCCCAAAGGCAAGCAAGGATGCAAGAAATAA
- the LOC128469310 gene encoding leucine-rich repeat-containing protein 1-like, giving the protein MFRWISQWVCGHVVESIDKGHCSLHKIPEKIYRYRRTLQELLLNSNRLRELPNQLFDLVKLKTLVLRDNQIRFLPVEIQNLKKLEELDASQNCISAIPPTIAYCNCLQVANFSQNPLKLLPWRFSELYSLKCLSINHALLEELPVNIGNLSNLISLEVRGNCLIDLPTSFTQLQKLEELDLGDNKISDLPESIGSLQSLKNLWLDGNQLAELPGQIVSLKRLGFLDVSRNMLNRIPEGLGELTSLTDLVLSQNSIEILPDGLGNLKNLSILKADSNQLMAIPDSIGECESLTELIVTDNQLSELPSSIGKLKKLWNLNINGNNLVSLPKEIGDCRSLRVISARKNQLKKIPSEIAQAADICVLDFSGNELPHLPLSLTSLKLKALWLSENQSKALHPLWTVVDPETDEGILTCSQLPQSPPASVSQGNSTNDDTLENLDSETSDDGWSNQENAVRSSSISDGRMKRSAAIQSLADYASD; this is encoded by the coding sequence ATGTTTCGCTGGATTTCCCAGTGGGTTTGTGGCCACGTTGTGGAATCCATTGATAAGGGGCACTGCTCCCTACACAAGATACCGGAGAAGATCTACAGGTACCGGCGGACTCTGCAAGAGCTGCTGCTGAATAGCAACCGGCTAAGGGAGCTGCCCAATCAATTGTTTGACCTTGTGAAATTAAAGACATTGGTGCTTCGAGACAATCAGATTCGGTTTCTCCCTGTAGAGATACAAAACCTCAAAAAGTTAGAGGAACTGGATGCTTCCCAAAACTGTATCAGTGCGATTCCTCCGACCATCGCATACTGCAACTGTCTCCAAGTAGCCAACTTTAGTCAAAATCCACTAAAATTGTTGCCGTGGAGATTTTCGGAGCTCTACAGCCTCAAATGCCTATCTATTAACCATGCATTACTGGAGGAGCTACCTGTGAACATCGGGAACCTTTCTAACCTGATTTCGCTGGAGGTGAGAGGAAATTGTTTGATCGATTTGCCAACGTCCTTTACCCAATTACAAAAGCTGGAAGAACTCGACTTAGGAGACAACAAGATCAGTGACTTGCCGGAATCCATCGGATCATTACAGAGCCTGAAGAACCTTTGGTTAGATGGAAACCAACTGGCAGAGCTACCCGGCCAGATTGTCAGCTTGAAACGGTTGGGGTTTTTGGATGTCTCAAGAAACATGCTGAACAGAATCCCAGAAGGTCTCGGTGAATTAACATCATTGACGGATTTGGTTCTGTCTCAGAATTCCATTGAGATTCTACCAGATGGCCTTGGAAACCTGAAGAACTTGTCCATACTAAAAGCTGATAGTAACCAATTAATGGCCATACCAGACAGCATAGGAGAATGTGAAAGCCTGACTGAGCTGATTGTGACGGATAACCAACTTTCAGAATTGCCAAGCAGCATTGGCAAGTTAAAAAAGCTCTGGAACTTGAACATCAACGGGAACAACTTAGTATCATTGCCAAAGGAGATCGGTGACTGCCGTAGTCTTCGAGTGATCTCTGCGCGCAAAAACCAATTGAAGAAGATTCCATCGGAAATTGCTCAAGCCGCTGATATTTGTGTGTTAGATTTTTCTGGAAATGAGCTTCCCCATCTGCCATTGTCATTGACCTCCCTGAAGCTGAAGGCTTTATGGCTTTCAGAAAACCAATCAAAGGCTCTCCATCCTCTTTGGACCGTGGTTGACCCCGAAACTGACGAAGGGATTTTAACATGCAGCCAACTTCCCCAAAGTCCACCTGCGTCTGTCAGCCAAGGCAATTCAACCAACGATGACACCTTGGAGAACCTGGACAGTGAAACATCAGATGATGGTTGGAGCAACCAGGAGAACGCAGTGAGAAGCTCCAGCATCAGCGATGGCCGTATGAAAAGAAGTGCCGCCATTCAGAGCCTGGCTGATTATGCATCGGATTAA